A single window of Streptomyces xanthii DNA harbors:
- a CDS encoding DUF6230 family protein, giving the protein MKSVTRGGTRWKRFAVVMVPSVAATAAIGVALSQGALAASFSVSGQSFKVTADSLDGEGFVQYGAIDSGKTGAHPVAVVGMKSAEITNLCQSVVVPVPVFGDVSMKLSAGGAGGPRVEAKTLYIDADDLKADATFKNIDIGVAAGDASKGPGIHNGDKADPNSFAQQADSVHFENVQQRAWATTAGTFKLSGLKMSVKKGKHECY; this is encoded by the coding sequence ATGAAGTCCGTGACTCGTGGCGGGACCAGATGGAAGCGGTTCGCCGTCGTCATGGTGCCCAGCGTCGCGGCGACCGCCGCGATAGGCGTCGCCCTGTCCCAGGGTGCGCTCGCGGCATCGTTCAGTGTTTCGGGTCAGTCGTTCAAGGTGACGGCCGACTCCCTCGATGGTGAGGGCTTCGTCCAGTACGGAGCCATCGACAGCGGCAAGACGGGTGCCCACCCGGTCGCGGTCGTCGGCATGAAGTCCGCCGAGATCACCAACCTGTGCCAGTCCGTCGTCGTGCCGGTGCCGGTCTTCGGTGACGTCTCGATGAAGCTGTCCGCCGGTGGCGCGGGCGGCCCCCGTGTGGAGGCCAAGACCCTCTACATCGACGCCGATGACCTGAAGGCCGACGCGACCTTCAAGAACATCGACATCGGTGTGGCGGCTGGTGACGCCAGCAAGGGCCCCGGCATCCACAACGGTGACAAGGCCGACCCGAACTCGTTCGCCCAGCAGGCCGACTCGGTGCACTTCGAGAACGTCCAGCAGCGTGCGTGGGCCACCACGGCCGGCACCTTCAAGCTCTCGGGCCTCAAGATGAGTGTCAAGAAGGGCAAGCACGAGTGCTACTAG
- a CDS encoding TetR/AcrR family transcriptional regulator codes for MQSRIPSSPCRPGRQGRPRSAAADEAILEATRAALVDLGWSKLTLGDVATRAGVAKTTLYRRWAGKNELVVDAVAVLFDELELPDLGSLAADIEAVVLQFAAILDRPETKTALMAVVAESTRDAPLRERIRTSIVDRQKRLVLEGRARAERRGELPVPPDPESAARSADLIFDVAAGAVVHRTLVSGESVDADWVRRFTLLLLGGLSAASGD; via the coding sequence ATGCAGAGCCGCATTCCGTCCTCCCCCTGCCGACCGGGCCGCCAGGGCCGCCCCCGGTCCGCCGCGGCGGACGAGGCGATCCTGGAGGCCACCCGCGCGGCGCTCGTCGACCTCGGCTGGTCCAAGCTGACGCTGGGGGACGTGGCGACGCGGGCGGGGGTCGCCAAGACGACCCTGTACCGGCGCTGGGCCGGCAAGAACGAGTTGGTGGTCGACGCGGTCGCGGTGCTCTTCGACGAGCTGGAACTGCCCGATCTCGGCTCGCTCGCGGCGGACATCGAGGCGGTCGTGCTGCAGTTCGCGGCGATCCTGGACCGGCCCGAGACCAAGACGGCGCTCATGGCGGTGGTCGCGGAGTCCACGCGGGACGCTCCGCTGCGGGAGCGGATCCGGACGTCCATCGTGGACCGTCAGAAGCGGCTGGTGCTGGAGGGGCGGGCGCGGGCCGAGCGGCGCGGGGAGCTTCCCGTGCCGCCCGATCCCGAGTCGGCGGCGCGCTCGGCGGACCTCATCTTCGACGTCGCCGCCGGGGCGGTGGTGCATCGCACCCTGGTGAGCGGGGAGTCGGTGGACGCGGACTGGGTCCGGCGGTTCACGCTTCTGTTGCTGGGCGGGCTGAGCGCGGCGTCGGGCGACTAG
- a CDS encoding tetratricopeptide repeat protein gives MQPRNMSMSGVVDLAAVKAAQEAKAKAEQARAEAARQGGGPTAVPPSSLVIDVDEADFESAVLQRSTEVPVVIDFWAEWCEPCKQLSPLLERLAAEYNGRFLLAKIDVDANQMLMQQFGVQGIPAVFAVVAGQALPLFQGAAPEAQIRGTLDQLIQVAEERFGLTGIAVDPDAEGAAPVVETPAGPYDALLEAAVQALDAGDLAGAVQAYKNVLSDDPGNTEAKLGLGQAELLQRVQDMDPQAVRKDAADKPGDVRAQIAAADLDLVGGHVEDAFGRLVDAVARSAGEDRDAARVRLLELFEVVGSDDPRVTAARTALARVLF, from the coding sequence ATGCAGCCACGGAACATGTCCATGAGCGGAGTCGTCGACCTCGCCGCGGTGAAGGCGGCCCAGGAGGCCAAGGCGAAGGCGGAGCAGGCGCGCGCCGAGGCGGCCCGTCAGGGCGGCGGCCCGACCGCCGTGCCCCCGTCCTCCCTCGTCATCGACGTCGACGAGGCGGATTTCGAGAGTGCCGTACTGCAGCGCTCCACCGAGGTGCCCGTCGTCATCGACTTCTGGGCCGAGTGGTGCGAGCCCTGCAAGCAGCTGAGCCCGCTCCTCGAGCGGCTCGCCGCCGAGTACAACGGCCGCTTCCTGCTCGCCAAGATCGACGTCGACGCCAATCAGATGCTGATGCAGCAGTTCGGGGTCCAGGGGATCCCCGCCGTCTTCGCCGTGGTGGCGGGACAGGCACTGCCGCTCTTCCAGGGGGCCGCCCCCGAGGCCCAGATCCGGGGCACCCTGGACCAGTTGATCCAGGTCGCCGAGGAGCGCTTCGGCCTCACCGGCATCGCGGTCGACCCCGATGCGGAGGGTGCCGCCCCGGTCGTGGAGACTCCGGCCGGTCCCTACGACGCCCTGCTCGAGGCCGCCGTACAGGCTCTGGACGCGGGCGACCTCGCCGGCGCGGTCCAGGCGTACAAGAACGTGCTGTCCGACGACCCCGGCAACACGGAGGCCAAGCTCGGCCTCGGTCAGGCCGAACTCCTGCAGCGCGTACAGGACATGGACCCGCAGGCCGTGCGCAAGGACGCCGCCGACAAGCCCGGTGACGTGCGGGCGCAGATCGCGGCCGCCGATCTGGACCTGGTCGGCGGGCATGTCGAGGACGCGTTCGGGCGGCTCGTCGACGCGGTGGCCCGCTCGGCCGGCGAGGACCGGGACGCGGCGCGCGTCCGTCTGCTCGAGCTGTTCGAGGTCGTCGGCTCCGACGATCCGCGCGTGACTGCGGCGCGTACAGCTCTGGCCCGGGTTCTCTTCTGA